The genomic segment TTTCACTGATGCGCGCTACATTCGGATCAGGCTTCGGTAAATATTCGAATAGAAAGGCTTCTACCCTTTTCATCATTTGCTGATCATCTGGCAGGCTTAGTACTTCTTTCTCAAGCTGCTCGGTTGCAACACCAAATACAGCTTCCAGACTCGTAAAAGTGCCACTCAGCTTTGATACCGGGGCATTCAGAAACGGATAAAAACCTCCGGGCCTAAATTTCACTCCGAAAACGTGACCTTGTCCCTCTAATAGATGCGAGGAAGTCGTACGGGCTACACCAAAAATGCCAGTTGCTCCTTTTTCAAACACCAGATTCACATTGGGATGAGCCAGTACGGTTTGCGAGTAAGGAAGTTCCGTACGCAAATCCCACCGGACAACCCAGTAATGTTGCACGAAGTAGCTGATTTCAGCAGATGGCTCGTATCTGTCCAGCGAAAATTTCTTCTGTCCAATCATCGCATGCAGTACACCCTTTGGGAGCTTGGCAGTCTGATTTTCCAAGGCGCGCCTCCTGACGTGTTTTTACAATACACACTTCCGAATTCTTCTTATAGTAAGAGTAGTAGTTGAGAGACTTGATTACAATTCCCAAATGAAAAAATCAGGGGGTAAAACAATGGATCTTCGCTTTGATTTCTACATTGGTGCTACGCCAGAGCAGGTCTGGCATGTCCTTACTTCCGATGATGGCGTAAAGAGTACTTTCTTTGGCTGTACGATCCGCTCGACTTTTCAAGTAGGCGATGAGATGGCTTACGTGGGTCCGGGAAAAGACGGTGACGACACAGTGCATGTATACGGGAAAATTTTGCAGTTCGAACCTCATCACATTTTCAGTTTCACTGAACATCCTGGTCCTGCCTACTACGAGAATCATGCGGAATTGCAGTCTCGTGTCACGATTACCTTAGAACCGGTTGGCGGTTGCACCAAGCTGACACTGATCCAGGATCAATGGACAGAAAACCATCCCTCCCACGCAAGTGCGAGCAACAATTGGCCGATGATGCTCTCGTCGATCAAGACGTATGCGGAGACAGGCAAGACACTTGATTTTGGCTACTAATACAAAAGAATCCCGAGACCAGCAATTTCGTTGGCCTCGGGATTTTTGTTATATTCGTTACTCCGTCATTTCTGCCCACTTCAAGTCGATAAATCCGAGCCCATCCACTTGTACGCCTTTTACCTTGTCGCTTTGTACCCAGACATCCACATCCGTGAACATGGGGATCAAAGGCATGGCATCCATGAAGATTTGCTCAGCCTCGCCAAACAGCTGCTTGCGCTTCTCTGGGTCCGTTTCTACCGATGCCTGCTTCAGCAGCTCCTGATAGCGCGGATCTTCCCAGCCCGTGTCGTTGTTGCCTGTTTTACCATCTCGGAACATTTCCAGGTAGTTCATTGGATCATTAAAGTCTGCATTCCAGCCGATACGGCCTATTTCGTAATTGAGCTCATGCATATCCTGCAAGTGAACAGTGGCCTCCTTCACCATGAGTTTTACTTCAATGCCAAGCTTTTGTTTCCATTGGTCCTGAATTGCTTCAGCAATTTTCTTATGTCTGTCGCTTGGATTGTAAGACAAGGTGATCGGAGGCAGCTTTGTTACATTAAGCTCCTTCATGCCTTCTTCCAACAGCTTTTTGGCTGTCTCTACATCATTATCCTTGAAGTAGCCATCTTTATTGATAATCATGGATTGCGGCAACATCCCCATCGTCGGCACTTGGCCCACTTGTGTAATGTTATCCACGATGGTCTGACGGTCAACCGAGTATGCCAATGCTTTACGAATTTTTACATTGCTGAGCGGGCCTTTTGTCGTGTTCAACTTGTACCAGTACATCGTCGCTTTTGGATGCACCACGAGCTTGCCTGTTTCTTTCAATGTCGGAATCGCATCGGTGGGAAGCCCGCCGAGTGGCTGACCTGCCCAATCCAGCTCTCCGTTCTCGAACATGGACAGCGCTGTATTATCGTCCTCGATCATCGTAAACTCAATGCGATCGAGCTTCACTACGTCTTTTTCCCAGTAGTGCTCATTCTTTTCCAGCACGATCTTGCTCTTGTGCTCCCACGCTGTCATCTTAAATGGACCGTTGCTTACGTGCGTTGCTGCTTCGTTTGCCCATTTCGGATTGGCTTCCACTACTTTTTGATTAACCGGGTAGTATGTGTAGAAAGACGTCAGCTCCAGGAAGTAAGGCGTAGGATTCTCCAGCGTGACTTCCAGTGTTTTGTCATCGATTGCCTTTGCACCGAGTTCGTCTGGCTTCGCCTTGCCTTCGTGAATCAGCTTCGCGTTTTTAATGTAGTACAGCTGATAGGCATACTCAGCACCGAGGGTCTTGCTAAGTGCACGCTTCCATGCATACACGAAGTCATGGGCAGTCACTGGATCACCATTGCTCCATTTCGAATCGCGGAGCGTGAACGTATACACCAGTTTGTCATCCGAGAGCTTCACATCGGATGCTACTGAATTCACTGGCTTTGCGTTGGCATCGAAGCGAGTCAAGCCATCAAACGTAGCACGCACAATTGCTCCCGCAGTGGCATCCTTCGCAAGACCGGGGTCCGCTGTCGCAGGCTCACTCATAATGTTCGCCCGAAATACCTGCTGCTTTGCATTTGCAGGCTTTTCAGAGGGCGCTGCGGTTCCCTCGGCTGGTGGGGTTGTTGTTGATGGCTGCGTACTTGTTGAGCATCCAGCTAATACGCTTCCGGCGACCAGCATCGCGCCAAGAAACAACTTGAGATTTTGTTTCATCAGAAAATTCCCCCTTATCTATATTTTCTCATTTCAAACACAATATACTCGACAGGAATTGGGTTGAATACGGGGTTGCGATAGATTTAATTTAATTTTATGAAAATTCACTAAACTATAAATAAAAGTAAAGCCCAACCAGCTTTTCGGCCAGTTGGGCTTTGTTGATCGATCAATTATTTCTACTTTAGAACGCTGGAATAATCGCGCCTTTGTATTCATCTTCAATGAACTTTTTCACTTCAGGTGAGTTCAGTTCTTTCACCAGCTTTTGAATGGCTTCGGAATCTTTGTTGTCAGGACGAGCTACCAGGAAGTTTGCGTATGGAGAATCTTTATCTTCAATAAACAGGGCGTCTTTGGTTGGAACAAGCTTTGCTTCCAGCGCATAGTTGGTGTTGATCAACGCCAGATCTACTTCTTCCAGAACGCGCGGCAGCATTGCTGCTTCTACTTCTTTGAACTTCAGGTTTTTCTTGTTCTCAACAACATCTTTCACTGTACCGCTGATGCCAGCGCCTTCTTTCAGCTTGATCACGCCGTTTTTCTCCAAGAGTGCGAGTGCGCGACCGCTGTTTGTTGGATCGTTTGGCAGCGCGATTGTTGCGCCATCAGCTAATTCATCCACAGATTTCACTTTTTTGCTGTAAGCGCCGAATGGCTCGATGTGTACAGCCACTACTGGCTCCAGGTTCATGTTTTGTCCTTTATTGAAGTCTTCCAGGTAAGGCTTGTGCTGGAAGAAGTTAGCGTCGAGTTGTTTTTCGTTCACTTGAACGTTGGGTTGTACGTAATCCGTGAATTCTTTAACTTCCAGATTCACGCCTTGTTCTTTCAGTTTTGGTTGAACCAGCTTCAAAATTGCTGCATGTGGAACGGGAGAAGCGCCTACCTTCAATGTTACTTCCTGTTGTCCGCCTTGTGCGCCGCCTTCAGCTGGAGCAGGTGCTGTTTCCGTTTTGCCTCCGCAAGCTGCCAAAGAAAATGCCAATACAGTAGAAAGTACAGATACGACTAGCTTTTTCATGAATGATTTCCCCCTTGCATGTATTTATCTTATTATTTGAAACCCTATATGGAAAAATCCTACTTGCGGCTGAACTTGAGAACCAGACGGTCCCCCAGCGATTGTAAGATTTGTACCATCACCAGCAAAATAACAACAGTCACAATCATGACATCGGTTTGGAAACGCTGATAACCGTATCGGATCGCCAAGTCACCCAAACCGCCGCCGCCAATTACCCCAGACATTGCAGTGTAGGAGACCAGCGTAACCGTCGTGATCGTAATACCCGCGATCAGGCCTGATCTAGACTCTGGCAAAAGGACATTCCAGACGATCTGCCAATTGGAAGCCCCCATAGATTGTGCGGCCTCAATCACGCCTTTATCAATCTCACGCAGCGAGGTTTCCACCAAACGCGCGAAAAACGGAGCGGCACCAAATACAAGCGGCGGAATGGCACCCAGTACGCCGAGTGAGGTTCCTACGATCATTTTCGTCACAGGAATCAGCAGGATCATCAAAATGATAAACGGTACCGAACGCAATACGTTGACAACGAATGATGCGATCGAATAAAAAGTGCGGTTTTGCAGAAGCTGTCCGCGTGAAGTCAAAAACAGAATGATGCCCAACGGCAAACCAATCAGGACGGTAAACAGAGTGGAGAAGCCGAGCATCGTGAGCGTGTCCATCGTACCTTCGCCGATTTCAGCCCAATCCACATTTTCGAATGTCCAGTCCATTTATATCACCTCTACTTCCAAGCCACGTTGGCGCAGCGTCTCAATGGTCTTTTGATTTTGTGCGACATCGCCTTCCAGCTCGATCACCAACTGACCATACGGCGTATCCTTCATGCGGGAGATCGTTCCCTGCAAAATACTGAACACCGTACCTGTCTCTTGCATCGTTTGGAACAGGATCGGCTGGTACGTTTTTTCTCCGAGGAAGGTGACACGAGCAATCGTGCGGTTCCCCGAAGCCTTTTCGTGCTCGACTGCTTCGCGCAGCTCTGTAGAATCCGCTACTTGCTCCACGAATTCCTGTGTCGTTGGATGCTTCGGACGAAGGAATACATCCAGTACGTTACCCGACTCGACGATCTTTCCTCCATCAATCACGCCGACACGATCACAAATAGAGCGAATGACGTGCATCTCGTGGGTAATCAACACAATGGTCAAGCCCAGCTTGCGGTTGATGTCCAAGAGCAGGGCCAGAATGGAGTTCGTCGTCTGCGGATCGAGAGCCGAGGTAGCTTCGTCACAGAGCAGCACTTTTGGATCATTCGCGAGCGCACGGGCGATCCCGACACGCTGCTTCTGTCCGCCAGACAGCTGAGACGGATATTTGTCCTTATGTGCCTCTAACCCAACCAGCTTCAGCAGCTCGTTTACTTTCTTCTCAATTTCTGCCTTCGGACGCTTTGCCAGCTTGAGCGGGAACGCGACATTTTCGCCGACGGTTGAAGAAGACAGCAAGTTGAAGTGCTGAAAAATCATGCCGATTGCGCGGCGCTTTTCTTGCAGCTTGCCTTCATCCAGCTTTGTTAAATCGACGCCGTCTACAATAACTTCCCCTGAAGTTGGGCGCTCCAGCAAATTGATGCACCGGATCAATGTACTTTTCCCTGCTCCAGAGTGTCCGATAATCCCGTATATTTCACCTTGCTCTATGGAAAGGTCGATCCCCGTTAATGCTGGGATGGTTTTACCTTGTACTTGATAGCTTTTATGCAAATGACGCAGTTGGATCAACGCATCCACCTCCCGACCACAATCTTGATAAAATATGAAAACCCCTTTTTCATAAACGAAAAAGGGGCTGCAACGCAATGTATACGTTCGCATCCACCCTTCTCATCTATACAAGATCCAAACAATCTTGTAGGAATTGGCACCGCGACGTTCATTCGAAAATGAACCGGCTGCCGGGCTTCATAGGGCCTGTCCCTCCGCCTCTCTTGATAAGAAAGATATCTACGTATATTATGTTCGTTTTTTCTCTTTCATGATGATACAAAACGGATTATATCCTTTTTGAAAATATCACGTCAATAGTAATAGTAGGAAAAGTTTTTTAATCCATGACGCCGTTGCGGATGATGGTCGACTTTACGTGAAAGCGAAACGTTGCTTCCTTGAACATTTTTCTCCACTCTTCCTGCGTCATGTCTGCCATCCCTCTTCTGTTTGCACGATACACCATCCCGAAACCAGCTGGATCGACATCGAGGCCTTGCAGCTTTCGGACTATTTTTTGCAGTTCTTTTTCGATCTCTTTTTCCAATGCATTCTCCATGATTTTCATCAGCTTTGCATTCTCCAACTTAAGCGGAAGGGTTAGTTCTAAAATACGCGCATTGAATCGAATATGAATATCAAAGATCGGGGGAGATACTTGGGTCAGCTTGATGTTTGATTGACTGGAAATGGTGTCAAAGACAAGCTGCACATGCTCTTTTTTATTTCCTCCACTCTTGGGCTCCTCTCCAAAAATATGAGCGGGTACAGAAGTATCGTAGCTGCCAATGCTAAATTTTCCATTCATGAGCTTGATTAAAAAGGCTTCCTTGGGTGTGATCCACTCTACATAGCGGTCCCCTTGAAATAATGCGATACCCTTGATTTGCAGCTCATTTCCCTTTCTTGCAATATACGGCATGATCGGGTCGATCCCTTTGTCATAATAAGCCCGAAAAAACTCATGCATGGTCGATGAGGGGATTTTTTCCCCTTCTATATTTTGCTCAACCAAACGATACAGGTAGATTCCGATATTCCCTTGTTCTGTATAGGGATAAGTCAGCATATCGTATGTTTCGCCTTCAAATACGCAAAGATAAACCCTGCTGGAAATAGAGGAATCACGATACAGCGTGTCAACGATACTGCCTAGTCCACGCTTTGCCAAGTTTTCACTATAGAGTGCGACACGAATCTGCCCACCCAATACTCTTTTATCTGATTGTAAATTAACCCGATCCCGAATTGCTTTGCTGGTTTCCCCCGTCGCTGAGAAAAGCTGTATCTTTTCTTTCGCCTCTGGATTAATGGAGGGCATGATCGCTGTCCCACGAATGTTTCCATCTTTCAACAAATCGTAGCCGATAGCCGTGGCAAGTCCTGTCTCATCAAAAATTTGCCGATCTGTACAGCCTGTCATGATGAGGACACTTGAACACCACACCGCAAAAAGCCGCTTGGATACTTGCAGCCAATGTTTTCGATCAGGCAGCATCAGGCACTCTCTCCTTTGCTGGTTGGTTTCACCCGTTGCTTTCGCTGCTTCAGCCAGACCATGACGTACAAAAAATAGGGGTACACGTAAATCATGTACAGCGCTATTTGCGAGAATATAT from the Brevibacillus brevis genome contains:
- a CDS encoding SRPBCC family protein, which codes for MDLRFDFYIGATPEQVWHVLTSDDGVKSTFFGCTIRSTFQVGDEMAYVGPGKDGDDTVHVYGKILQFEPHHIFSFTEHPGPAYYENHAELQSRVTITLEPVGGCTKLTLIQDQWTENHPSHASASNNWPMMLSSIKTYAETGKTLDFGY
- a CDS encoding Ger(x)C family spore germination protein, which codes for MLPDRKHWLQVSKRLFAVWCSSVLIMTGCTDRQIFDETGLATAIGYDLLKDGNIRGTAIMPSINPEAKEKIQLFSATGETSKAIRDRVNLQSDKRVLGGQIRVALYSENLAKRGLGSIVDTLYRDSSISSRVYLCVFEGETYDMLTYPYTEQGNIGIYLYRLVEQNIEGEKIPSSTMHEFFRAYYDKGIDPIMPYIARKGNELQIKGIALFQGDRYVEWITPKEAFLIKLMNGKFSIGSYDTSVPAHIFGEEPKSGGNKKEHVQLVFDTISSQSNIKLTQVSPPIFDIHIRFNARILELTLPLKLENAKLMKIMENALEKEIEKELQKIVRKLQGLDVDPAGFGMVYRANRRGMADMTQEEWRKMFKEATFRFHVKSTIIRNGVMD
- a CDS encoding methionine ABC transporter permease; this encodes MDWTFENVDWAEIGEGTMDTLTMLGFSTLFTVLIGLPLGIILFLTSRGQLLQNRTFYSIASFVVNVLRSVPFIILMILLIPVTKMIVGTSLGVLGAIPPLVFGAAPFFARLVETSLREIDKGVIEAAQSMGASNWQIVWNVLLPESRSGLIAGITITTVTLVSYTAMSGVIGGGGLGDLAIRYGYQRFQTDVMIVTVVILLVMVQILQSLGDRLVLKFSRK
- a CDS encoding peptide ABC transporter substrate-binding protein, encoding MKQNLKLFLGAMLVAGSVLAGCSTSTQPSTTTPPAEGTAAPSEKPANAKQQVFRANIMSEPATADPGLAKDATAGAIVRATFDGLTRFDANAKPVNSVASDVKLSDDKLVYTFTLRDSKWSNGDPVTAHDFVYAWKRALSKTLGAEYAYQLYYIKNAKLIHEGKAKPDELGAKAIDDKTLEVTLENPTPYFLELTSFYTYYPVNQKVVEANPKWANEAATHVSNGPFKMTAWEHKSKIVLEKNEHYWEKDVVKLDRIEFTMIEDDNTALSMFENGELDWAGQPLGGLPTDAIPTLKETGKLVVHPKATMYWYKLNTTKGPLSNVKIRKALAYSVDRQTIVDNITQVGQVPTMGMLPQSMIINKDGYFKDNDVETAKKLLEEGMKELNVTKLPPITLSYNPSDRHKKIAEAIQDQWKQKLGIEVKLMVKEATVHLQDMHELNYEIGRIGWNADFNDPMNYLEMFRDGKTGNNDTGWEDPRYQELLKQASVETDPEKRKQLFGEAEQIFMDAMPLIPMFTDVDVWVQSDKVKGVQVDGLGFIDLKWAEMTE
- a CDS encoding MetQ/NlpA family ABC transporter substrate-binding protein; the protein is MKKLVVSVLSTVLAFSLAACGGKTETAPAPAEGGAQGGQQEVTLKVGASPVPHAAILKLVQPKLKEQGVNLEVKEFTDYVQPNVQVNEKQLDANFFQHKPYLEDFNKGQNMNLEPVVAVHIEPFGAYSKKVKSVDELADGATIALPNDPTNSGRALALLEKNGVIKLKEGAGISGTVKDVVENKKNLKFKEVEAAMLPRVLEEVDLALINTNYALEAKLVPTKDALFIEDKDSPYANFLVARPDNKDSEAIQKLVKELNSPEVKKFIEDEYKGAIIPAF
- a CDS encoding helix-turn-helix domain-containing protein produces the protein MENQTAKLPKGVLHAMIGQKKFSLDRYEPSAEISYFVQHYWVVRWDLRTELPYSQTVLAHPNVNLVFEKGATGIFGVARTTSSHLLEGQGHVFGVKFRPGGFYPFLNAPVSKLSGTFTSLEAVFGVATEQLEKEVLSLPDDQQMMKRVEAFLFEYLPKPDPNVARISEIVRMIQADRSVLKVEDAVQLTGMNMRTMQRLFDRYVGVSPKSVIQRYRLHEAAEQIDQGTVQDWLDLSTSLGYYDHSHFIRDFRAIVGVAPNEYRRAQM
- a CDS encoding methionine ABC transporter ATP-binding protein — protein: MIQLRHLHKSYQVQGKTIPALTGIDLSIEQGEIYGIIGHSGAGKSTLIRCINLLERPTSGEVIVDGVDLTKLDEGKLQEKRRAIGMIFQHFNLLSSSTVGENVAFPLKLAKRPKAEIEKKVNELLKLVGLEAHKDKYPSQLSGGQKQRVGIARALANDPKVLLCDEATSALDPQTTNSILALLLDINRKLGLTIVLITHEMHVIRSICDRVGVIDGGKIVESGNVLDVFLRPKHPTTQEFVEQVADSTELREAVEHEKASGNRTIARVTFLGEKTYQPILFQTMQETGTVFSILQGTISRMKDTPYGQLVIELEGDVAQNQKTIETLRQRGLEVEVI